In a genomic window of Rhododendron vialii isolate Sample 1 chromosome 12a, ASM3025357v1:
- the LOC131309341 gene encoding 3-oxoacyl-[acyl-carrier-protein] reductase, chloroplastic-like: MLLGPNLNGKLLMIFFPFQQLQIKTCGGQGLAFGGDVSKEEDVESMIKTAVNAWGTVDILINNAGITRDGLLMRMKTSQWQEVIDLNLTGVYHCTQAAAKIMMKKKKGRIINIASVVGLTGNIGQANYNAAKAGVIGLTKTVAKEYASRNVNVSFQSCQSILIIRHCTRCSK, encoded by the exons ATGTTGCTTGGCCCAAATCTGAATGGAAAATTATTGATGATATTTTTTCCCTTCCAACAATTGCAGATCAAGACATGTGGTGGTCAGGGTCTTGCTTTTGGGGGCGACGTTTCAAAAGAAGAGGATGTGGAATCAATGATCAAAACT GCAGTTAATGCATGGGGAACCGTTGATATATTGATAAACAATGCAG GTATTACTAGAGATGGTTTATTGATGAGAATGAAGACGTCTCAGTGGCAGGAAGTTATTGATCTGAATCTCACTGGTGTATACCACTGCACACAG GCTGCAGCcaaaattatgatgaaaaagaaaaag GGGAGGATAATTAACATAGCATCAGTTGTTGGTCTTACTGGTAATATTGGGCAAGCCAATTATAATGCTGCCAAAGCAGGGGTAATTGGCCTAACGAAAACCGTGGCAAAGGAATATGCAAGCAGGAATGTTAATGTGAGTTTTCAATCGTGTCAATCCATTCTCATAATTAGGCATTGTACTAGATGCAGCAAGTAG
- the LOC131310883 gene encoding LOW QUALITY PROTEIN: protein Iojap-related, mitochondrial-like (The sequence of the model RefSeq protein was modified relative to this genomic sequence to represent the inferred CDS: inserted 1 base in 1 codon; substituted 1 base at 1 genomic stop codon) encodes MWAALRSRALSLSSTRQWKLGPCVPPSWITTTTPSSXRGLLKLDEVRKILTDVKADKISVVPVGNQCEWTDFMVFVTGRSVWHVRNIAQALIYKVKQKQRGAERMLLPSIEGEKEEKWIVIDSGTIIVHAFDEKARAYYNLERHWTDEMXTKEQTQDLDKALIKVRRKNNSKRPAQRSA; translated from the exons ATGTGGGCTGCTCTGAGGTCTCgagctctttctctctcatccacTCGGCAATGGAAGCTAGGGCCCTGTGTTCCTCCCTCGTGGATAACAACGACGACGCCGTCGT ACAGAGGGCTGCTGAAATTGGACGAGGTCCGGAAGATTCTCACCGACGTCAAGGCGGACAAAATCAGCGTCGTTCCCGTCGGGAACCAGTGCGAGTGGACCGATTTCATGGTGTTCGTCACCGGCCGGTCGGTGTGGCACGTTCGGAACATCGCTCAAGCCCTAATTTACAAG GTTAAGCAAAAGCAAAGAGGGGCTGAGAGGATGTTACTTCCCAGTATAGAAGGAGAAAAGGAGGAGAAGTGGATCGTTATCGACTCCG GCACAATTATTGTTCATGCTTTTGATGAGAAAGCTAGAGCTTATTACAATCTGGAGAGGCATTGGACGGATGAGATGTAGACTAAAGAACAAACTCAG GATTTGGATAAGGCTCTGATAAAGGTGCGACGCAAGAATAATTCTAAGAGACCAGCGCAGAGAAGTGCTTAG